The nucleotide window GAAATCTGGTGCTTATAACTGGCAGAGAAAATCAAATGCTTCTCAGCGACCGCTTCAATCTTGCATGGTCACTGCCAGCATAAGCAAGTTTACTGGTTTCAAGGTTTTCTTATCTGCAGAGCTTATGTTCTCGAGCAAATTTGTTTAGGTACCTAAGTGATACATGATTGCTGTTTCATCGACACATGGTAGCACTTTCCGTAATGTTctggaaatgaaaatttcagtccattttgtagtcattttgcatttcaatttaCTTGCTGTGTTCTTTTGATTGTTTCATTGATGTGCTGATTTTTTTCCTCAGTTGTTTTCCCTTGCTATCAAGTTTCCACTTCGATGCTGTTCTTCGGGTTGTCTTACTTTTACCCGATTTTATTTTGTTGCGTTTCATTTGGTTTATTATGTTTATAAGCAAAAGATATCTTCTAGAGCCTTCACATGTGTTCCTTTAACACATAGTTATCAAAGGCGCCTCAGGCTCAAGGCTCACCAGGCTCGAACCCTGGCGCCTTATGTGCTTAGGTGTGCGTCTTTGTTCTAGGCATAAGGTTTTGGAAAGGCATGCTTTCTTTTCATTTTTAACGAGTACTTTCATTGGCAAAATGGATTACCACTTAAACTCAaattaacaaatttaattcaaGATAGAtggcaaagaaaaaaaaaaaagaaaagcatcacatttattttacttttatggatttttaaaattttttatttgtgtCTCACCTCGCATCTTGCTCTTAGGCTCTAAGACTCTTTGGCATCTTAGTGCATCTTGAGCATTTAATAACTATGCTTTAACATTTGAGAAATATTTTAACCTTGCATTAGGATAAcgcataatatttatttatttttcccttTGATTATAGTCATGAACTTTGGTATATTGTTTAATGATCACttgtaaattgattaaaagatggGTTAAGCTAAAATcaaatatcaaaattctcatttgAAAGTTCTTCAATCTAAATAAACCATGCAAGCTCGACCTTTACGAGGAATGCAAGAGAAAAGTCCCTTGCATTATATAAAACCGCAACCTTTTCTCAATTTATGCATGCCTACAGAGAAGGACAATATATCCTTCCATGAGAAGCGTGATTTTTGTTTTGTGTATTTATACAGCGTAAGATTTAGAAAAGGAAGAGTGTTACCTTCCTATTCTCTAGCCATGCGTTGCCAATGAAATTCCGATGAGAAAATAGAAAACAAAAGCTACTGATATCTTACTCTTGTAAGACGAAGAGCTAACATTTTTCGGATCATATCCCAAAATATATACCCTTGAATTTTGTAAACTGAATCGATGGGATATAGTTGCTTGGTCTTTTCATTTAAGATCTTCCAACATCTAGAATTGCAAGAACCATGTCAATTAGCTCAAACCACAGTAGCGTTCGCAATTTCCTAATTAATTTGtgatgaaattatatatatactcATGTTCTTTTTTATTGTGACatacaaaatttaattgaaatggcATTAATTATTGTATTGAGGTGTATCCTTTTTCCTTACCTTATAGGCTTTATACCCATTAGAATTATCACATGGGAGGTTAGCAGGAATGTCACATGCAAATCAACAAGCTCAATATCATCCCATATATATGCAATCTAATTTTCAAAGTTGAAAGTTGAAATGATCAAATCTGCACTCTGCAGCGCGTCATCCCTTTAATTAGGGTCATGAAAAGAGGTGATAAAAAGCAAGGGCAAGAGCGTTTGTTTGCCTGTGACACATTAATAATGGGAGGTGAAAGTGAAACCAGTCACCAACCATGAGGTCTACATTAATCCACAAGGCTCCTCTCTTCTCTTTCCTAAGTCAAACCACATGGACcatcaaaaatatatatatgacAACCCACAGCCCTCacctcaaaaattttcacctgttataatatataaaatatctaTTTCCATGGTGGTACCCCATGCTACCGTCTGCTCTTCTAATGACATAACCCCACCTTCATTTTCTACCATTGTCTTATTATACCCTCtctgatctctctctctctctctctctccaatcAGGTTCTCTTGCTATTTCTGTTTTCTCCTAACTTCCATGCAACTTCTGTTtcataaattttcatatttaattatCTACCCTTAAACCTAGACCCATGTAGCATTTTAAttacctaaattttcatttatttgctGTAAGTTAACTTTTGCTCATTATTAACTTATTGTTTTTTTCAGGAGGACGACCCATTGGGAAATTTCACTAGGGTTTTGTCCTTGCATGAATTGAGTGTCACTTTAGGGTTTTCGATTAAAGTTATCCATTTATAAAAGCAATGGATAAAGAAGACAACTACTCGGTATCTTTAGCTTTAGAGCTTATCATCATTATTGTTTGTATGTTTTTGTTGATAGATCATTTCATCACCTTGTTACATTTCTCTGAGATTTACTTGTTACAGGTAACCTTTACTGGTCTAGATTACTCTCTGAACCACCATCATCACCATCAACAACAAGATCACGAACTCATTAAGTCTCGAATTGGTGAAGGTTCTGGCGATAGCAGCAACGGAATGATCGATTATATGCTCAATAATCCTCATCCTCATCAGCAACAGCTATCATATGAGTTTTGCATTTCAACTTCCCTTGATAAATTGAGCTTCGCAGATGTTAtgcaattttcagattttgggCCTAAGTTGGCCTTAAATCAAACTAAGATATCTGAGGTAGAAACTGGTATTGATCCAGTTTACTTCCTGAAGTTTCCTGTATTGAACGATAAGAGGGAGGGACAGTCTCTAATGGTTCCTCAACTAGGTGGAGAAAATGAAGAGAGATTTAAAGGAGGGAGTAGTGTGGAAAATAAAGCAGGATTTGTGAGAGAAGATAGGGTTGTTAGAGAGGAAGTAGAAGCTAGGACTTCGGATAATACTTCGGTGCAACTCCAGTTACTTGGAGATCAAGATCTTCAAAACAAGAACCCTATACCGGAGGCGAAGAACAAGCGGAAAAGGCCAAGGACTATCAAGACAAGTGAGGAAGTGGAAAGCCAAAGAATGGCTCATATTGCAGTGGAAAGAAATCGAAGGAAGCAAATGAATGAGCATCTTCGAGTTTTGAGGTCTCTCATGCCAGGATCTTGTGTGCAAAGGGTATCAAATTTTAAATGTTGCTTCCTTGAAAAGATCTCACAATTGGCTGTTTTTCATCAAAACCTTTCTTGGATCTGAAACCCTCTCGTTCATTCATTGTTTTTTCTTCGTTGTATTATTCAAAGAAGAAAATACTAAAACAAGATTGGGTTGTCTGTAATTTTTTTGCAGGGAGATCATGCTTCTATTATTGGTGGAGCCATTGAGTTCGTTAGGGAATTGGAGCAACTCCTTCAATGCCTAGAATCTCAAAAGAGGCGAAGACTCTATGGCGAAGCTTCAAGACAGATGGGAGATTCCTCTCTTGCAATCCAGCAACCTCAACCTCCATTGTTTCCCCCTTTGCCTCTTCCAGATGATCATATGAAACTTGTAGACTTCGAAACTGAACTCCGCGAGGAAACTGCTGAGAACAAGTCCTGCCTGGCTGATGTTGAGGTGAAGCTTTTAGGGTTTGATGCTATGATCAAGATCCTATCTAGGAGAAGGCCAGGTCAGCTCATTAACACCATCGCGGCTCTAGAAGAATTGGAGCTTAACATCCTCCACATCAACATTACCACCATTGAACAAACTGTTCTCTATTCATTCAATGTCAAGGTaacaaattttcttcttcttcttcttcttcttcttcttcttctccttcttcttcttcttcttcttcctcattttccttgtcttaaaAATCAAGTAGTAGTCTCTAGAACGGGTGAAGTCTTGAGTGGAAGCCCAATATTGAAGTTTGTCATTATTACTAGAATCTTTTTATAGTGGTTAAATATTCTAGAATAGAATATATACGATATCTTTCTTAAATTATTGCCTATACTGTGTGCAGATTGAAAGTGAATCCAGGTTCACAGCAGAAGATATAGCAAGCTCGGTACAACAGATATTCAATTTTATTCATGCAAACAGCAGCATGTGATATAATATAAGACCCAAAAACAAAGGCTGATCTGTTATATGTATTTCCACATATAGAGAGATCCCTCTATGGATCCTTTCAGTACTTTTTTTCCCCTTATATATGGAATCGATTATTTAAAACTGACACTCACTTCAATTGTTTATGAATAAGTTGTCATGAAAGAAAAGTGAGAATACTGTAATAATTTTGGAAGATAgtgattaataaaattatttgaaacaatcaataaaaataatttacggGCTTTTAATGACTTTTTCGCCAGATAAAATGTTATTCTATTGCTTAAAGGCCTAAGGGAATTTGCATATTTGTTCttggtaaattaagatgaaaaaaaTGTCCAAGCTTATTCTAATTGTACGTAGATGTACTTCTCAATTTGAGCAAAGTCTAATGTTAGGGATGCTGAGTATTTTCCTTACAAGGACCAAAAACACTAGCGACCAAGCATGGCAACGGAAAAGAAATGCTGGCTTTTAAGAACCCATGTGGAATCTCTATCTCATGTGCAAATGTGAGAGGGAGGGAGAGGAAGAAGATGCTGTGGCGCATGGTATAGCTAGCTTAGAGAGAAAAGGAGAGATGGAGACAGTTTCAGAGTTTCTGAAATGGTTTTTTGTTGGAAGTAAAATGATTTTGCACATATTAAGAGGTGGTGCAAAGTCAATGAGTCCCTTACCTTCTTGCCGTGGGTTGACTTGTCAGGAATCAATAGATCTGGTAGTATTAGGCAAATGCTGATGCTGCCATTTGCTTGTAGGGTCCTCTCCTCCAAGTCATTTTGGATTTGGGAAAGGTTCATTCACCCTCCATCTCCCCAGCCCCTTTCTCTTTCGTTTATTTCATGCTTGCTCAATCTAGTTTTTGTCCTAACTTGCCATACATGTACAAGGCGTTTGATGGGGTTTCTAGTCGAGACTCCCGAGAGAATAGCTTGCTAGTTGGAATCCTCTGCATTGTGCCTTGTTATATTCAAGAAGACTGAAGACTGAAGACCACCCCATAAATATGATCGAAATGACTAACTTGAGAAACTACTTTGTTCTGCAAGGAAAACGTTGTTCTACAATCTGGGTACCTCTAAATGTAAATTTCTGAGTGTAGTTAAAGATTTAAATTCGCAATCCCACAATACAAAGGATAACTCTAAAATCACTTAGCCAAATTTGATTTTTGGTAAATTTTAGATACATCATATGAAATATCTCAATGTACCACCAATTTTTTTGACTGGTAGAATATAAATAGTGAttcaaagaaaataataatacagGGAAAGCATGTGTTTCTTCACTCACATAGATAAGAGATTCACttcttataatataattaataaaaagatTGAAATTTATATGAGTACAAAGAATGCTAAAATTTAATACTTTTTAATGcaccaaataattttttaaataacaatatataaaaataacattTCATAAATGTACACACACACACGTATATTTAACTAAATTGACTAGAATGATAAAACATACCAAATCAGAACCATAGATAAGACTTGCGTATGTCCATAACAGGGAACACACTTAGCTCCATGCAATACAGGTTTCATTGAATTTTTATCCTATGATAGATTATTCTTGTCCTCAGACAATCATATTAGTAAACTAAAATCTACACAATATATTGGACATCAAAATTCAAATCTTATCAACAACAAATTTTTCTAATacataaattacaaaaaaaaaatcatataattttatcg belongs to Hevea brasiliensis isolate MT/VB/25A 57/8 chromosome 4, ASM3005281v1, whole genome shotgun sequence and includes:
- the LOC110665861 gene encoding transcription factor FAMA isoform X2; the protein is MDKEDNYSVTFTGLDYSLNHHHHHQQQDHELIKSRIGEGSGDSSNGMIDYMLNNPHPHQQQLSYEFCISTSLDKLSFADVMQFSDFGPKLALNQTKISEVETGIDPVYFLKFPVLNDKREGQSLMVPQLGGENEERFKGGSSVENKAGFVREDRVVREEVEARTSDNTSVQLQLLGDQDLQNKNPIPEAKNKRKRPRTIKTSEEVESQRMAHIAVERNRRKQMNEHLRVLRSLMPGSCVQRGDHASIIGGAIEFVRELEQLLQCLESQKRRRLYGEASRQMGDSSLAIQQPQPPLFPPLPLPDDHMKLVDFETELREETAENKSCLADVEVKLLGFDAMIKILSRRRPGQLINTIAALEELELNILHINITTIEQTVLYSFNVKIESESRFTAEDIASSVQQIFNFIHANSSM
- the LOC110665861 gene encoding transcription factor FAMA isoform X1; this encodes MFLLIDHFITLLHFSEIYLLQVTFTGLDYSLNHHHHHQQQDHELIKSRIGEGSGDSSNGMIDYMLNNPHPHQQQLSYEFCISTSLDKLSFADVMQFSDFGPKLALNQTKISEVETGIDPVYFLKFPVLNDKREGQSLMVPQLGGENEERFKGGSSVENKAGFVREDRVVREEVEARTSDNTSVQLQLLGDQDLQNKNPIPEAKNKRKRPRTIKTSEEVESQRMAHIAVERNRRKQMNEHLRVLRSLMPGSCVQRGDHASIIGGAIEFVRELEQLLQCLESQKRRRLYGEASRQMGDSSLAIQQPQPPLFPPLPLPDDHMKLVDFETELREETAENKSCLADVEVKLLGFDAMIKILSRRRPGQLINTIAALEELELNILHINITTIEQTVLYSFNVKIESESRFTAEDIASSVQQIFNFIHANSSM